A stretch of the Theileria equi strain WA chromosome 1, complete sequence genome encodes the following:
- a CDS encoding hypothetical protein (encoded by transcript BEWA_034350A) gives MGQKYSVVFDISKNKPFGNDISSYNDTKGNSVRLLRKDHSSSRAGDKFPGFKIYMHMLPEVGATYSYYLEAVYYGNNLQEGLDQATMNIARYIEVYFWEADYDNICPLFLDLGDLFRNPSLYNSSGIRSDKWTKLKPQSYDTIKEVFENAVVINLQKTSGSYTSHPSKDSFKTGNELHGTKFPTMTVMGEEDQPCQGYITITQHLEEGKPMNILSTWSIYKNNYIRFKESIIQNRYENAKIYYSACNSAYANGERNGDTDLRNPLILELEWVNDGQGTSEFYTRNKDDRWEKSSGISVNNLTDYLDEQSCKYNNIFVVDISKKTGNYSCGSYCKRHKTDVSTYATGNIYGYKNIQHLPSGGLGYKLGRIKRGETSLTLEGLTFPIPRVSQVLVYYPKCNPAEPILLRIHHGNAESEWFKRVSMSSNEWKIVSEEYLKKVGHVDNSDIKKVLDDLVCKQYGNITMDLTKGIYGTGKKYCCHYHTIIGAGRVTVEEIPVRCKLPDHDPSHTTAYKHSISDSSLKLAGIIFYLNDDITKENRKRIAPRTLGLPIEGPVHVYAFYCTQEVPVLIYVASSSKPNIAGWYQKPNDSSTSRGKDEEWTPVPSLQGITPKDFSTLSCDNWNKLREVLKKFKCEGLQECLGQNGVQREEVPAADLSDQVPDTESDQEKQLEASNTLQPDYKNVKVDPDKPELDYSDRHDYQDSLEKILGVITCACLTSGIAIFAGWKLYKRYKGDPWVKQI, from the coding sequence ATGGGACAGAAATACTCTGTGGTTTTTGACATTAGTAAGAACAAGCCATTTGGAAATGACATAAGTTCCTATAACGATACCAAGGGTAACTCGGTGCGTCTCCTTAGGAAGGACCACTCTTCCTCTCGAGCTGGTGACAAATTCCCTGGATTCAAGATCTACATGCACATGCTTCCCGAAGTAGGAGCGACCTACAGTTACTACCTCGAGGCAGTCTACTATGGCAATAACCTGCAAGAGGGCCTGGATCAGGCTACCATGAACATTGCCAGATACATCGAGGTCTACTTCTGGGAAGCCGACTATGACAACATATGTCCCCTGTTCCTTGACCTAGGTGATCTTTTCCGGAATCCCAGTCTATATAATTCATCTGGTATACGTAGTGATAAGTGGACTAAGCTCAAACCGCAGTCTTATGACACCATAAAAGAGGTCTTTGAAAACGCTGTGGTCATCAACCTGCAAAAAACTAGTGGAAGCTACACTTCACATCCGTCAAAAGATAGCTTCAAGACTGGCAATGAGCTTCATGGAACAAAATTTCCCACAATGACGGTGATGGGAGAGGAAGACCAACCCTGTCAAGGCTACATCACCATCACTCAGCACCTGGAGGAAGGAAAACCCATGAACATTCTCTCAACTTGGAGCATTTACAAGAACAACTATATACGTTTCAAAGAATCCATAATACAGAATAGGTATGAGAATGCTAAGATCTACTACAGTGCCTGCAATAGTGCATATGCTAATGGAGAACGTAATGGAGACACTGACCTAAGGAACCCTCTCATCCTGGAACTTGAGTGGGTGAATGATGGACAAGGCACCTCAGAATTCTACACTAGAAACAAGGATGACAGATGGGAAAAAAGTTCAGGGATAAGTGTGAATAATCTGACGGACTATCTAGATGAACAAAGCTGCAAGTACAATAACATCTTTGTAGTGGACATCTCCAAGAAGACTGGAAACTACTCATGTGGATCATACTGTAAGAGGCATAAGACCGATGTATCAACATATGCCACTGGAAATATTTATGGGTACAAGAATATACAACATCTCCCCAGTGGAGGTCTTGGTTATAAACTCGGTAGAATCAAAAGAGGAGAGACTTCCCTGACACTGGAAGGACTGACATTTCCGATACCAAGAGTCTCTCAAGTGCTCGTCTACTATCCAAAATGTAATCCAGCGGAGCCTATTCTCCTCCGCATCCACCATGGAAACGCAGAAAGTGAGTGGTTTAAGAGAGTCTCCATGAGTAGCAATGAGTGGAAAATAGTAAGTGAAGAATACCTAAAGAAAGTAGGTCATGTTGATAACAGTGACATTAAGAAGGTACTAGATGACCTAGTTTGTAAACAATACGGCAATATTACCATGGATCTTACCAAAGGCATATACGGAACAGGAAAGAAGTACTGTTGCCATTACCATACCATTATTGGTGCAGGAAGAGTCACTGTTGAAGAAATTCCAGTTCGTTGTAAACTGCCGGATCACGACCCAAGTCATACCACAGCTTATAAACATTCCATTTCTGATTCTAGTCTGAAGCTTGCTGGTATTATATTCTATCTTAATGATGATATAACTAAAGAGAATAGAAAGCGTATAGCGCCAAGAACATTGGGTCTTCCTATAGAAGGTCCAGTACATGTCTATGCCTTCTATTGTACACAGGAAGTTCCAGTACTAATATATGTTGCTTCATCTTCAAAGCCTAATATTGCCGGATGGTACCAGAAACCTAATGACAGTAGTACTAGTAGAggtaaagatgaagagtggaCACCTGTTCCAAGTCTCCAAGGAATAACACCAAAGGATTTTAGTACTCTAAGCTGTGATAACTGGAATAAACTTAGAGAGGTACTAAAGAAATTTAAATGTGAAGgcttgcaagaatgtctTGGACAAAACggagttcaacgtgaggaagtCCCAGCTGCTGAtttatctgaccaggttccagatacagagtctgatCAAGAAAAACAACTTGAAGCTTCTAATACTCTTCAACCGGattacaaaaatgtcaaagtGGATCCTGATAAACCTGAACTAGACTATTCCGATCGACATGATTATCAAGACAGTTTAGAAAAAATTCTTGGAGTTATCACTTGTGCTTGTTTGACCTCTGGTATAGCCATTTTtgcaggatggaaactttataaacgctataaaggagatccttgggttaaACAGATCTAA
- a CDS encoding hypothetical protein (encoded by transcript BEWA_034360A): MTGNGVTIQIGYYPGSGGQVKQDGGGYYYDSDGNGRVNLTDEWFPDPEGIYRKFTHTPEDGCTIGDIRKGRILSEITSLEKYSSVSVYYWSQDHACSKPLIIQLGEGNSSVYYTISDGGDNWNNDSDSSIANDLRKKLDGRNCSRNNAHIIDLSNKGTSGSGKNYQCPSCSQQKLRVYKSSDSGGITFYSGRGSMFSVTSFKDKGGNSWQAGFPSLKDVKEIKVYWNESGRKTPLLIVYQSIPQRYFRRSSGNSNTWIRVSNADGLPNGGTPTITTLDLSSSSGKYNDGSSSIDITVLRSHIGDGFYRYQYSLRGSLFEVTEIRHDQTPLTGIDSSDILTSISGFYYGGNTPTDQSNILLIEVVTSENKYSYYQKDKDGTNWAELRRPGGYISQLIGEPLKVTLINLKKLKETLDKLDQLSTQLQELERKLNESHNTGTLAGSSVGTGLGGAGLGGLAVWKGPALLAKLIARL, translated from the coding sequence ATGACTGGTAATGGTGTTACCATACAAATCGGTTACTATCCCGGAAGTGGAGGACAAGTAAAACAAGACGGTGGAGGATACTACTATGATAGTGATGGTAATGGAAGAGTTAATCTAACGGATGAGTGGTTTCCTGATCCAGAGGGAATCTATAGGAAATTTACTCATACTCCCGAAGATGGTTGTACAATAGGTGATATTAGGAAGGGAAGGATTCTTTCTGAAATTACTAGCCTAGAAAAATATTCGAGTGTCtcagtctactactggtcTCAGGATCATGCCTGTAGTAAGCCACTAATCATTCAACTTGGTGAGGGAAATTCTTCGGTTTATTACACTATATCTGATGGTGGTGATAATTGGAACAATGATTCTGATTCTAGTATAGCTAATGATCTTAGGAAGAAACTTGATGGGCGGAACTGTAGTAGAAATAATGCTCATATTATAGATCTCTCTAACAAGGGTACTTCTGGTAGCGGTAAAAATTACCAATGTCCCAGTTGCAGTCAACAAAAACTCCGCGTATACAAGAGCAGCGACTCCGGAGGTATCACATTCTACTCTGGTAGAGGTTCTATGTTCTCGGTAACTAGTTTCAAGGATAAGGGTGGTAATAGTTGGCAAGCTGGATTTCCGTCTCTAAAGGATGTCAAAGAGATCAAGGTCTACTGGAATGAATCTGGTAGGAAAACCCCTCTATTAATTGTCTATCAAAGTATACCGCAGAGATACTTTAGAAGAAGCAGTGGTAATAGTAATACTTGGATTAGAGTATCTAATGCTGATGGTCTTCCTAATGGAGGAACTCCTACTATTACTACTCTAGATCTCTCTTCATCGTCTGGAAAATACAACGATGGAAGTAGTAGTATAGATATAACTGTGTTAAGAAGTCACATCGGCGATGGCTTTTACAGATATCAATATTCCCTCAGAGGTAGTCTGTTCGAGGTTACTGAAATTAGGCATGATCAAACTCCGCTTACTGGTATAGACTCTTCTGACATTCTAACTAGCATCTCTGGATTCTACTATGGAGGAAATACTCCCACGGATCAGTCTAACATTCTCCTGATTGAAGTGGTTACTAGTGAGAACAAGTATTCATACTATCAAAAGGATAAGGATGGAACTAATTGGGCAGAGCTTAGGAGACCTGGAGGATATATTTCTCAACTTATTGGCGAACCTCTGAAAGTAACACTGATTAACCTTAAGAAATTGAAGGAAACACTGGATAAGCTTGACCAGTTAAGTACTCAACTTCAGGAATTAGAGAGAAAGCTTAATGAGTCACATAATACGGGTACTTTAGCTGGATCATCTGTTGGAACGGGATTAGGCGGAGCAGGGTTGGGAGGTCTCGCTGTGTGGAAGGGACCCGCTCTACTCGCAAAACTAATAGCTCGTCTGTAA